The following proteins are encoded in a genomic region of Ailuropoda melanoleuca isolate Jingjing chromosome 10, ASM200744v2, whole genome shotgun sequence:
- the PDXDC1 gene encoding pyridoxal-dependent decarboxylase domain-containing protein 1 isoform X2, with translation MDASLKKIADPTLAEMGKNLKEAMKMLEDSQRKAEEENGKKITGDIPGPLQGSGQDMVSILQLVQNLMHGDEDEEPQSTRIQNIGEQGHIALLGHSLGAYISTLDKEKLRKLTTRILSDTTLWLCRIFRYENGCAYFHEEEREGLAKICRLAIHSRYEDFVVDGFNVLYNKKPVIYLSAAARPGLGQYLCNQLGLPFPCLCRVPCNTMFGSQHQMDVAFLEKLIKDDIDRGKLPLLLVANAGTAAVGHTDKIGRLKELCEQYGIWLHVEGVNLATLALGYVSSSVLAATKCDSMTLTPGPWLGLPAVPAVTLYKHDDPALTLVAGLTSNKPADKLRALPLWLSLQYLGLDGIVERIKHACQLSQRLQESLKKVNHIKILVEDELSSPVVVFRFCQELPGSDPVLKAIPVPNMAPSVVGRERHSCDALNRWLGEQLKQLVPASGLTVMDLEVEGVCIRFSPLMTAAVSGTRGEDVDQLVSCVQSRLPVLTCTLQLREEFKQEVTATAGLLHIDDPNWPGIGVVRYEHANDDKSSLKLDPEGEKIHAGLLKKLNELESDLTFKMGPEYKSMKSCIYVGMASDDVDISELVETIAVTAREIEENSRLLENMTEVVRKGIQEAQVQLQKANEERLLEEGVLRQIPVVGSVLNWFSPVQASQKGRTFNLTAGSLESTEHTYVYKVQGTGVTPPQTPSGTRTKPRLPGQKPFKRSLRGSDALSETSSVSHIEDLENMEHPSGGPEQVALETSSPELHPGAPTPQDAEQPGALQNRTQSPEDDRPQMIKVFPVYLVQ, from the exons ATAGCAGACCCTACATTAGCTGAGATGGGAAAAAACTTGAAAGAGGCCATGAAGATGCTAGAGGACAGTCAGAG aaaagcagaagaggaaaatggaaagaagataaCAGGAGATATTCCGGGGCCACTCCAAGGCAG TGGACAAGACATGGTGAGCATCCTCCAGTTAGTTCAGAATCTGATGCATGGAGATGAAGATGAGGAGCCCCAGAGCACCCG AATCCAGAATATTGGAGAACAAGGTCATATAGCTTTGCTGGGGCATAGTCTGGGAGCTTATATTTCGACTCTGGACAAAGAGAAGCTTAGAAAACTTACGACCAGGATACTTTCAGACACTACATTATGGCTATGCAGAATTTTCAG GTATGAAAATGGCTGCGCTTATTtccatgaagaagaaagagaaggactTGCAAAGATCTGTAGGCTTGCTATTCATTCCCGTTATGAAGACTTTGTAGTGGATGGTTTCAACGTGTTATATAACAAGAAACCTGTTATATATCTTAGTGCTGCTGCTAGGCCTGGCCTGGGCCAGTACCTTTGTAATCAG CTCGGgttgcccttcccctgcttgtgtcgtGTGCCATGTAACACTATGTTTGGATCCCAGCATCAGATG GATGTTGCCTTCTTGGAGAAACTGATTAAAGATGATATAGACCGAGGAAAACTGCCCCTGTTGCTTGTGGCAAATGCTG GAACTGCGGCAGTAGGGCACACAGACAAGATCGGGCGTCTGAAAGAGCTCTGTGAGCAGTACGGCATATGGCTTCACGTGGAGGG tgtgAATCTGGCAACCTTGGCTCTAGGTTATGTCTCCTCATCAGTGCTG GCTGCAACCAAATGTGACAGCATGACATTGACTCCGGGTCCATGGCTGGGTTTGCCGGCTGTCCCTGCAGTCACCCTCTATAAACACGACGATCCTGCCTTG acTTTAGTTGCCGGTCTTACATCAAACAAGCCAGCAGACAAACTCCGTGCCCTGCCACTGTGGTTGTCTTTACAGTACTTGGGGCTTGATGGGATTGTGGAGAGGATTAAACATGCCTGCCAGCTG agTCAACGGTTACAAGAAAGTTTGAAGAAAGTGAACCACATCAAAATCTTG GTGGAAGATGAGCTCAGTTCTCCAGTAGTGGTGTTCAGGTTTTGCCAGGAATTACCAGGCTCAG ATCCGGTGCTCAAAGCCATCCCCGTGCCCAACATGGCACCTTCAGTAGTCGGCCGGGAGAGACACTCCTGTGATGCCCTGAATCGCTGG CTGGGAGAGCAGCTCAAACAGCTGGTGCCCGCGAGCGGCCTCACGGTCATGGACCTGGAAGTGGAGGGCGTGTGCATCCGGTTCAGCCCTTTGATGACAGCCGCAG TTTCAGGCACTCGGGGGGAGGATGTGGACCAGCTCGTGAGCTGCGTACAGAGTAGGCTGCCCGTCCTGACTTGCACGCTGCAGCTACGGGAGGAGTTCAAGCAGGAGGTGACAGCAACAGCAGGTCTCCTGCACATCGATGACCCGAACTGGCCTGGAATAGGGGTTGTCAG GTATGAACATGCTAATGATGATAAGAGCAGTTTGAAACTCGatccagaaggggaaaaaatccacgCTGGActcctgaaaaagttaaatgaaCTGGAATCTGACCTTACGTTTAAAATGG GCCCAGAGTATAAAAGCATGAAGAGCTGTATTTACGTTGGCATGGCGAGTGACGACGTGGATATTTCTGAACTGGTGGAGACCATTGCAGTCACAGCCCGAGAAATTGAGGAGAACTCACGG CTTCTGGAAAACATGACAGAGGTGGTTCGGAAAGGGATTCAGGAAGCTCAGGTTCAGCTGCAGAAGGCAAATGAGGAGCGACTTCTGGAAGAG GGGGTGTTGCGGCAGATCCCCGTCGTGGGGTCCGTACTGAACTGGTTTTCTCCAGTACAGGCTTCACAGAAGGGAAGAACCTTTAACCTAACAGCAG GCTCCCTGGAGTCCACGGAACACACCTACGTCTACAAGGTCCAAGGCACAGGAGTCACACCACCTCAGACTCCCTCAGGCACCCGCACGAAGCCGAGACTTCCAG GCCAGAAGCCTTTCAAGAGGTCCCTGAGGGGTTCTGATGCCCTGAGTGAGACAAGCTCAGTGAGCCACATTGAAGACTTGGAAAACATGGAGCATCCATCTGGTGGGCCAGAGCAGGTGGCCCTGGAGACCAGCAGCCCCGAGCTCCACCCCGGGGCTCCTACCCCGCAGGACGCCGAGCAGCCGGGGGCCCTCCAGAACAGGACCCAGAGCCCCGAGGATGACCGGCCACAG aTGATTAAAGTCTTCCCTGTTTATTTGGTGCAATGA
- the PDXDC1 gene encoding pyridoxal-dependent decarboxylase domain-containing protein 1 isoform X3 has translation MGKNLKEAMKMLEDSQRKAEEENGKKITGDIPGPLQGSGQDMVSILQLVQNLMHGDEDEEPQSTRIQNIGEQGHIALLGHSLGAYISTLDKEKLRKLTTRILSDTTLWLCRIFRYENGCAYFHEEEREGLAKICRLAIHSRYEDFVVDGFNVLYNKKPVIYLSAAARPGLGQYLCNQLGLPFPCLCRVPCNTMFGSQHQMDVAFLEKLIKDDIDRGKLPLLLVANAGTAAVGHTDKIGRLKELCEQYGIWLHVEGVNLATLALGYVSSSVLAATKCDSMTLTPGPWLGLPAVPAVTLYKHDDPALTLVAGLTSNKPADKLRALPLWLSLQYLGLDGIVERIKHACQLSQRLQESLKKVNHIKILVEDELSSPVVVFRFCQELPGSDPVLKAIPVPNMAPSVVGRERHSCDALNRWLGEQLKQLVPASGLTVMDLEVEGVCIRFSPLMTAAVSGTRGEDVDQLVSCVQSRLPVLTCTLQLREEFKQEVTATAGLLHIDDPNWPGIGVVRYEHANDDKSSLKLDPEGEKIHAGLLKKLNELESDLTFKMGPEYKSMKSCIYVGMASDDVDISELVETIAVTAREIEENSRLLENMTEVVRKGIQEAQVQLQKANEERLLEEGVLRQIPVVGSVLNWFSPVQASQKGRTFNLTAGSLESTEHTYVYKVQGTGVTPPQTPSGTRTKPRLPGQKPFKRSLRGSDALSETSSVSHIEDLENMEHPSGGPEQVALETSSPELHPGAPTPQDAEQPGALQNRTQSPEDDRPQMKKRGCRDFRCTHPVNSHL, from the exons ATGGGAAAAAACTTGAAAGAGGCCATGAAGATGCTAGAGGACAGTCAGAG aaaagcagaagaggaaaatggaaagaagataaCAGGAGATATTCCGGGGCCACTCCAAGGCAG TGGACAAGACATGGTGAGCATCCTCCAGTTAGTTCAGAATCTGATGCATGGAGATGAAGATGAGGAGCCCCAGAGCACCCG AATCCAGAATATTGGAGAACAAGGTCATATAGCTTTGCTGGGGCATAGTCTGGGAGCTTATATTTCGACTCTGGACAAAGAGAAGCTTAGAAAACTTACGACCAGGATACTTTCAGACACTACATTATGGCTATGCAGAATTTTCAG GTATGAAAATGGCTGCGCTTATTtccatgaagaagaaagagaaggactTGCAAAGATCTGTAGGCTTGCTATTCATTCCCGTTATGAAGACTTTGTAGTGGATGGTTTCAACGTGTTATATAACAAGAAACCTGTTATATATCTTAGTGCTGCTGCTAGGCCTGGCCTGGGCCAGTACCTTTGTAATCAG CTCGGgttgcccttcccctgcttgtgtcgtGTGCCATGTAACACTATGTTTGGATCCCAGCATCAGATG GATGTTGCCTTCTTGGAGAAACTGATTAAAGATGATATAGACCGAGGAAAACTGCCCCTGTTGCTTGTGGCAAATGCTG GAACTGCGGCAGTAGGGCACACAGACAAGATCGGGCGTCTGAAAGAGCTCTGTGAGCAGTACGGCATATGGCTTCACGTGGAGGG tgtgAATCTGGCAACCTTGGCTCTAGGTTATGTCTCCTCATCAGTGCTG GCTGCAACCAAATGTGACAGCATGACATTGACTCCGGGTCCATGGCTGGGTTTGCCGGCTGTCCCTGCAGTCACCCTCTATAAACACGACGATCCTGCCTTG acTTTAGTTGCCGGTCTTACATCAAACAAGCCAGCAGACAAACTCCGTGCCCTGCCACTGTGGTTGTCTTTACAGTACTTGGGGCTTGATGGGATTGTGGAGAGGATTAAACATGCCTGCCAGCTG agTCAACGGTTACAAGAAAGTTTGAAGAAAGTGAACCACATCAAAATCTTG GTGGAAGATGAGCTCAGTTCTCCAGTAGTGGTGTTCAGGTTTTGCCAGGAATTACCAGGCTCAG ATCCGGTGCTCAAAGCCATCCCCGTGCCCAACATGGCACCTTCAGTAGTCGGCCGGGAGAGACACTCCTGTGATGCCCTGAATCGCTGG CTGGGAGAGCAGCTCAAACAGCTGGTGCCCGCGAGCGGCCTCACGGTCATGGACCTGGAAGTGGAGGGCGTGTGCATCCGGTTCAGCCCTTTGATGACAGCCGCAG TTTCAGGCACTCGGGGGGAGGATGTGGACCAGCTCGTGAGCTGCGTACAGAGTAGGCTGCCCGTCCTGACTTGCACGCTGCAGCTACGGGAGGAGTTCAAGCAGGAGGTGACAGCAACAGCAGGTCTCCTGCACATCGATGACCCGAACTGGCCTGGAATAGGGGTTGTCAG GTATGAACATGCTAATGATGATAAGAGCAGTTTGAAACTCGatccagaaggggaaaaaatccacgCTGGActcctgaaaaagttaaatgaaCTGGAATCTGACCTTACGTTTAAAATGG GCCCAGAGTATAAAAGCATGAAGAGCTGTATTTACGTTGGCATGGCGAGTGACGACGTGGATATTTCTGAACTGGTGGAGACCATTGCAGTCACAGCCCGAGAAATTGAGGAGAACTCACGG CTTCTGGAAAACATGACAGAGGTGGTTCGGAAAGGGATTCAGGAAGCTCAGGTTCAGCTGCAGAAGGCAAATGAGGAGCGACTTCTGGAAGAG GGGGTGTTGCGGCAGATCCCCGTCGTGGGGTCCGTACTGAACTGGTTTTCTCCAGTACAGGCTTCACAGAAGGGAAGAACCTTTAACCTAACAGCAG GCTCCCTGGAGTCCACGGAACACACCTACGTCTACAAGGTCCAAGGCACAGGAGTCACACCACCTCAGACTCCCTCAGGCACCCGCACGAAGCCGAGACTTCCAG GCCAGAAGCCTTTCAAGAGGTCCCTGAGGGGTTCTGATGCCCTGAGTGAGACAAGCTCAGTGAGCCACATTGAAGACTTGGAAAACATGGAGCATCCATCTGGTGGGCCAGAGCAGGTGGCCCTGGAGACCAGCAGCCCCGAGCTCCACCCCGGGGCTCCTACCCCGCAGGACGCCGAGCAGCCGGGGGCCCTCCAGAACAGGACCCAGAGCCCCGAGGATGACCGGCCACAG atgaagaaacgagGGTGCAGAGATTTCAGATGTACCCACCCCGTAAATTCTCACCTCTAG
- the NTAN1 gene encoding protein N-terminal asparagine amidohydrolase isoform X2: MSSIRSFSEHAQCGRLEVHLVGGFSDDRQLSQKLTHQLLSEFDRQEEDIHLVTLCVTELNDREENENHFPIIYGIAVNIKTAEIYRASFPDRGPEEELRAARALTGGPMISIYDAKTEQLRIGPYSWMPFPHVDFWLQQDDKQILENLSTSPLAEPPHFVEHIRSTLMFLKKHPSPTGALFPGNKALLYKKNEGGFWEKISSPGS, encoded by the exons ATGAGCTCCATCAGATCCTTCTCTGAGCACGCTCAGTGTGGAAG GCTGGAGGTGCACCTCGTGGGCGGCTTCAGTGACGACAGGCAGTTGTCACAGAAGCTTACTCATCAGCTTCTTA GTGAATTTGACAGACAAGAGGAGGACATTCACTTAGTGACATTATGTGTGACAG aattaaatgaccgggaagaaaatgaaaaccactttCCAATAATTTATGGCATCG CTGTCAACATTAAGACCGCAGAGATTTACAGAGCGTCCTTCCCAGATCGGGGTCCAGAGGAGGAACTGCGTGCTGCCCGAGCTTTAACAGGAGGACCA ATGATTAGTATTTACGACGCAAAGACAGAACAATTGCGCATAGGGCCGTACTCCTGGATGCCGTTTCCACATGTGGATTTCTGGCTGCAGCAGGATGATAAGCAAATACTAGAG AACCTTTCCACTTCGCCTCTGGCCGAGCCACCCCACTTTGTGGAACATATTAGGTCTAccttgatgtttttaaaaaaacacccgTCTCCCACCGGCGCACTGTTTCCTGGAAACAAGGCTCTGCTCTACAAAAAGAACGAAGGTGGCTTCTGGGAAAAGATCTCTTCTCCAGGAAGCTAA
- the NTAN1 gene encoding protein N-terminal asparagine amidohydrolase isoform X1, with amino-acid sequence MPLLVEGRRVRLPQSAGDLVRAHPRLEERARLLRGQSVQQVGPQGLLYVQQRELAVTSPQDGSISILGSDDATTCHIVVLRHTGNGATCLTHCDGTDTRAEVPLIMSSIRSFSEHAQCGRLEVHLVGGFSDDRQLSQKLTHQLLSEFDRQEEDIHLVTLCVTELNDREENENHFPIIYGIAVNIKTAEIYRASFPDRGPEEELRAARALTGGPMISIYDAKTEQLRIGPYSWMPFPHVDFWLQQDDKQILENLSTSPLAEPPHFVEHIRSTLMFLKKHPSPTGALFPGNKALLYKKNEGGFWEKISSPGS; translated from the exons GAAAGAGCCAGACTTCTCAGAGGTCAGTCTGTTCAACAAGTGGGACCCCAGGGCCTTCTGTATGTTCAGCAAAGAGAGCTGGCAGTGACCTCCCCACAGGATG gCTCCATCTCCATTCTGGGTTCTGATGATGCCACCACTTGTCACATTGTGGTCCTGAGGCACACAG GTAACGGGGCCACCTGCTTGACCCACTGTGATGGAACCGACACCAGAGCGGAGGTCCCCTTGATCATGAGCTCCATCAGATCCTTCTCTGAGCACGCTCAGTGTGGAAG GCTGGAGGTGCACCTCGTGGGCGGCTTCAGTGACGACAGGCAGTTGTCACAGAAGCTTACTCATCAGCTTCTTA GTGAATTTGACAGACAAGAGGAGGACATTCACTTAGTGACATTATGTGTGACAG aattaaatgaccgggaagaaaatgaaaaccactttCCAATAATTTATGGCATCG CTGTCAACATTAAGACCGCAGAGATTTACAGAGCGTCCTTCCCAGATCGGGGTCCAGAGGAGGAACTGCGTGCTGCCCGAGCTTTAACAGGAGGACCA ATGATTAGTATTTACGACGCAAAGACAGAACAATTGCGCATAGGGCCGTACTCCTGGATGCCGTTTCCACATGTGGATTTCTGGCTGCAGCAGGATGATAAGCAAATACTAGAG AACCTTTCCACTTCGCCTCTGGCCGAGCCACCCCACTTTGTGGAACATATTAGGTCTAccttgatgtttttaaaaaaacacccgTCTCCCACCGGCGCACTGTTTCCTGGAAACAAGGCTCTGCTCTACAAAAAGAACGAAGGTGGCTTCTGGGAAAAGATCTCTTCTCCAGGAAGCTAA
- the PDXDC1 gene encoding pyridoxal-dependent decarboxylase domain-containing protein 1 isoform X1, giving the protein MDASLKKIADPTLAEMGKNLKEAMKMLEDSQRKAEEENGKKITGDIPGPLQGSGQDMVSILQLVQNLMHGDEDEEPQSTRIQNIGEQGHIALLGHSLGAYISTLDKEKLRKLTTRILSDTTLWLCRIFRYENGCAYFHEEEREGLAKICRLAIHSRYEDFVVDGFNVLYNKKPVIYLSAAARPGLGQYLCNQLGLPFPCLCRVPCNTMFGSQHQMDVAFLEKLIKDDIDRGKLPLLLVANAGTAAVGHTDKIGRLKELCEQYGIWLHVEGVNLATLALGYVSSSVLAATKCDSMTLTPGPWLGLPAVPAVTLYKHDDPALTLVAGLTSNKPADKLRALPLWLSLQYLGLDGIVERIKHACQLSQRLQESLKKVNHIKILVEDELSSPVVVFRFCQELPGSDPVLKAIPVPNMAPSVVGRERHSCDALNRWLGEQLKQLVPASGLTVMDLEVEGVCIRFSPLMTAAVSGTRGEDVDQLVSCVQSRLPVLTCTLQLREEFKQEVTATAGLLHIDDPNWPGIGVVRYEHANDDKSSLKLDPEGEKIHAGLLKKLNELESDLTFKMGPEYKSMKSCIYVGMASDDVDISELVETIAVTAREIEENSRLLENMTEVVRKGIQEAQVQLQKANEERLLEEGVLRQIPVVGSVLNWFSPVQASQKGRTFNLTAGSLESTEHTYVYKVQGTGVTPPQTPSGTRTKPRLPGQKPFKRSLRGSDALSETSSVSHIEDLENMEHPSGGPEQVALETSSPELHPGAPTPQDAEQPGALQNRTQSPEDDRPQMKKRGCRDFRCTHPVNSHL; this is encoded by the exons ATAGCAGACCCTACATTAGCTGAGATGGGAAAAAACTTGAAAGAGGCCATGAAGATGCTAGAGGACAGTCAGAG aaaagcagaagaggaaaatggaaagaagataaCAGGAGATATTCCGGGGCCACTCCAAGGCAG TGGACAAGACATGGTGAGCATCCTCCAGTTAGTTCAGAATCTGATGCATGGAGATGAAGATGAGGAGCCCCAGAGCACCCG AATCCAGAATATTGGAGAACAAGGTCATATAGCTTTGCTGGGGCATAGTCTGGGAGCTTATATTTCGACTCTGGACAAAGAGAAGCTTAGAAAACTTACGACCAGGATACTTTCAGACACTACATTATGGCTATGCAGAATTTTCAG GTATGAAAATGGCTGCGCTTATTtccatgaagaagaaagagaaggactTGCAAAGATCTGTAGGCTTGCTATTCATTCCCGTTATGAAGACTTTGTAGTGGATGGTTTCAACGTGTTATATAACAAGAAACCTGTTATATATCTTAGTGCTGCTGCTAGGCCTGGCCTGGGCCAGTACCTTTGTAATCAG CTCGGgttgcccttcccctgcttgtgtcgtGTGCCATGTAACACTATGTTTGGATCCCAGCATCAGATG GATGTTGCCTTCTTGGAGAAACTGATTAAAGATGATATAGACCGAGGAAAACTGCCCCTGTTGCTTGTGGCAAATGCTG GAACTGCGGCAGTAGGGCACACAGACAAGATCGGGCGTCTGAAAGAGCTCTGTGAGCAGTACGGCATATGGCTTCACGTGGAGGG tgtgAATCTGGCAACCTTGGCTCTAGGTTATGTCTCCTCATCAGTGCTG GCTGCAACCAAATGTGACAGCATGACATTGACTCCGGGTCCATGGCTGGGTTTGCCGGCTGTCCCTGCAGTCACCCTCTATAAACACGACGATCCTGCCTTG acTTTAGTTGCCGGTCTTACATCAAACAAGCCAGCAGACAAACTCCGTGCCCTGCCACTGTGGTTGTCTTTACAGTACTTGGGGCTTGATGGGATTGTGGAGAGGATTAAACATGCCTGCCAGCTG agTCAACGGTTACAAGAAAGTTTGAAGAAAGTGAACCACATCAAAATCTTG GTGGAAGATGAGCTCAGTTCTCCAGTAGTGGTGTTCAGGTTTTGCCAGGAATTACCAGGCTCAG ATCCGGTGCTCAAAGCCATCCCCGTGCCCAACATGGCACCTTCAGTAGTCGGCCGGGAGAGACACTCCTGTGATGCCCTGAATCGCTGG CTGGGAGAGCAGCTCAAACAGCTGGTGCCCGCGAGCGGCCTCACGGTCATGGACCTGGAAGTGGAGGGCGTGTGCATCCGGTTCAGCCCTTTGATGACAGCCGCAG TTTCAGGCACTCGGGGGGAGGATGTGGACCAGCTCGTGAGCTGCGTACAGAGTAGGCTGCCCGTCCTGACTTGCACGCTGCAGCTACGGGAGGAGTTCAAGCAGGAGGTGACAGCAACAGCAGGTCTCCTGCACATCGATGACCCGAACTGGCCTGGAATAGGGGTTGTCAG GTATGAACATGCTAATGATGATAAGAGCAGTTTGAAACTCGatccagaaggggaaaaaatccacgCTGGActcctgaaaaagttaaatgaaCTGGAATCTGACCTTACGTTTAAAATGG GCCCAGAGTATAAAAGCATGAAGAGCTGTATTTACGTTGGCATGGCGAGTGACGACGTGGATATTTCTGAACTGGTGGAGACCATTGCAGTCACAGCCCGAGAAATTGAGGAGAACTCACGG CTTCTGGAAAACATGACAGAGGTGGTTCGGAAAGGGATTCAGGAAGCTCAGGTTCAGCTGCAGAAGGCAAATGAGGAGCGACTTCTGGAAGAG GGGGTGTTGCGGCAGATCCCCGTCGTGGGGTCCGTACTGAACTGGTTTTCTCCAGTACAGGCTTCACAGAAGGGAAGAACCTTTAACCTAACAGCAG GCTCCCTGGAGTCCACGGAACACACCTACGTCTACAAGGTCCAAGGCACAGGAGTCACACCACCTCAGACTCCCTCAGGCACCCGCACGAAGCCGAGACTTCCAG GCCAGAAGCCTTTCAAGAGGTCCCTGAGGGGTTCTGATGCCCTGAGTGAGACAAGCTCAGTGAGCCACATTGAAGACTTGGAAAACATGGAGCATCCATCTGGTGGGCCAGAGCAGGTGGCCCTGGAGACCAGCAGCCCCGAGCTCCACCCCGGGGCTCCTACCCCGCAGGACGCCGAGCAGCCGGGGGCCCTCCAGAACAGGACCCAGAGCCCCGAGGATGACCGGCCACAG atgaagaaacgagGGTGCAGAGATTTCAGATGTACCCACCCCGTAAATTCTCACCTCTAG